AATGGCGCCGAATTCCTCGGTGGATGGGCCGGGAATGGACTCTGCCAGATCGAAGCAGTCGGTATCCTCCGTCTGACAAAAATAGGGGCCGCAGTGCAGCTCCTGCAGGACGACAAGTTCCGCACCTTTCGCGGCAGCTTCCCTGATGCCGGCTATGGTTTTGGAAATGGTTTCTTTCCTGTCGGCACTGCAGCTCTGCTGAACCAGGCCGATGACGATGTTTTTCATACGTTACCTCTTTTATCTGCATCAATATTTATATAAGCGTTCCTTTGGGCAACTGCATGGTGACGCAATGCAGTGAGCCATGCTGGAGGATCAGCGGCAGGCAATCAATGCCGATTACCTCATGCCTGGGGAAGGCCTCAGCTATGGCTGCCAGGGCTGCCCGATCGCTGTTATCCTGATAGGTGGGGACCAGCACCGCGTTATTGATGATGAGAAAGTTGGCGTAGGTGGCCGGCAGACGCTCCCCATCCTCGTCATATTTGGCCTCCGGCCAGGGGAGCGGCACCAGCCTGTAAGGACGCCCTTCCCTGGTTCTGAAACGGACAAGTTCCTCCTCCATGGCTTTCAGCGCCTGATAATGCTCATCCTGAGGGTCGTCGCACCTGACATAGGCAATGGTGTCGTCCGGGCAGAGCCTGGCCAGGGTATCGATGTGGCTGTCCGTATCATCTCCTGCCAAAAAACCGTTTTCCAGCCAGAGGAAGTGTCCTGCACCCAGGAGCTCGGCCAGGGCCGTTTCAATGTCCGTTTTGCCGAGGTGCGGGTTACGGTTGGCATCCAACAGGCATTCGGCGGTGGTAAGTATGGTGCCTCTGCCATCACTTTCAATGCTTCCACCTTCCAGGATCAGGCCGACGGTTTTCAGCGGTATAGAGCCGAAAATCCCCCCCTCATGGAGTCGGCGGCTCACCTGGTTGTCTCTATCGGCGGCAAATTTCAATCCCCAGCCGTTGAAACCGAAATCCAGCAGGAGTGTTTTTTTGCCCTCCTGGACCGTAATCGGGCCGAAATCCCTCGACCAGGTGTCATTGGTAGGCAGCTGCCTGAAAAAGATCCTTTCCATCACTGCACCGGCATCTTTGAGCTTGTCTGCAACAGGTGAGGTCTCGGGAGCAACGACCACTACCCTTTCCTGGCGGCTGATCTGCTTGGCAATTTCCACGAAAACCGGTTCCACCGCCCCGAGCCACGGCCGCCAGTCACTGTCTTCGTGGGGCCATGCCACCAGCACCCCATCCTGTTCTTCCCATTCTGCGGGTAATCTTGCCATTGTTGCCATCCCTGATCGGAACTATAAAAAAAGGAAGTATATGGAAAAGAAGCTGAAAATGCAATTGCCAAGGGGTCTCTTTCCCCTGCAAATTAAACGGGTATAATTTTAACATGATTCGAATTGAAGCTGCCAAAGGTGAGGCTGTTGCTGCCCAGCGGGTGGAAATAGTCGAGCGAAAGGGGATCGGGCACCCTGATTACATCTGCGATGCGGTCATGGACGCCATTTCCGTCGCTTTATCCCAGGAATACCTGCGCCGGTTCGGCACCATCCTTCATCATAACATCGACAAGAGCCTTCTCGCTGCAGGCAGGGTGGAGAAGCATTTCGGCGGCGGCAGAATTCTGCAGCCGATGGAAATGATTATTGGCGACCGTGCCACATTCAGAGCCTTCGGGGAAGAGGTGGCGGTTGGCGAAATAGCAGTGTCTGCAGCAAAAAGATGGTTTATCGACAATCTGCGCTTTGTCGATCCCGATCATGATCTGAATTACAGGGTTGTACTGGCTCCCGGTTCCGAAGAGCTGACCGGCATCTTTGCCCGGCCCGGTCAGACCCGGGTTTCCAACGATACTTCCGCTGCCGTCGGCTATTATCCACTGAGCGCCACGGAACAATTGGTGCTCGATCTGGAACATTACCTTAATTCTAATGGCTTCAAGGGTGATTTTCCCGACACCGGCGAAGATGTGAAAATCATGGGGCTCAGGCAGGACGACTCCCTTGAATTGACTGTCGCCATGCCGCTGCTGGCCCGGTTCATAGGGTCCGAGCAAGAATACTTCGCAAGAAAAACCTCGATAGTAAAGGCAAT
This region of Geotalea daltonii FRC-32 genomic DNA includes:
- a CDS encoding agmatine deiminase family protein gives rise to the protein MARLPAEWEEQDGVLVAWPHEDSDWRPWLGAVEPVFVEIAKQISRQERVVVVAPETSPVADKLKDAGAVMERIFFRQLPTNDTWSRDFGPITVQEGKKTLLLDFGFNGWGLKFAADRDNQVSRRLHEGGIFGSIPLKTVGLILEGGSIESDGRGTILTTAECLLDANRNPHLGKTDIETALAELLGAGHFLWLENGFLAGDDTDSHIDTLARLCPDDTIAYVRCDDPQDEHYQALKAMEEELVRFRTREGRPYRLVPLPWPEAKYDEDGERLPATYANFLIINNAVLVPTYQDNSDRAALAAIAEAFPRHEVIGIDCLPLILQHGSLHCVTMQLPKGTLI
- a CDS encoding methionine adenosyltransferase; translated protein: MIRIEAAKGEAVAAQRVEIVERKGIGHPDYICDAVMDAISVALSQEYLRRFGTILHHNIDKSLLAAGRVEKHFGGGRILQPMEMIIGDRATFRAFGEEVAVGEIAVSAAKRWFIDNLRFVDPDHDLNYRVVLAPGSEELTGIFARPGQTRVSNDTSAAVGYYPLSATEQLVLDLEHYLNSNGFKGDFPDTGEDVKIMGLRQDDSLELTVAMPLLARFIGSEQEYFARKTSIVKAMQEFIATGKYSFKTGIAYNCLDVPGMGLDGIYLSLLGTSAEDADSGQVGRGNRVNGLISMNRPMGTEAAAGKNPVSHVGKIYNFLANHLAREIYQSTDRIQEVYVLLLNRIGTPIDQPQMVSVRLLMEDGLTVDLRNSVEEIIHRNLDRMGDFCLTLARGEFPVC